One bacterium genomic region harbors:
- a CDS encoding T9SS type A sorting domain-containing protein — protein sequence MPKHILSLFMIVIFFAGSFNLFSQQSEVSVTNINFESTNSLTFDVFVKNTGLSSVIYSHGSFAWTYDPAFLNGGTPTFSLVPGFSDFAASAYPPSALITSPNILRTSSNIPGSNGVIQAGQSLRLYRFRLQTSAASFSSEFFSITWKNSITPYTRIFSWDSGTGLPSEIQNVGLSVLELMLDENFDYGTVANPDLLAVTTNWVRHSGTQGPAYITTSLSYPSYFSSGIGGSVTFTNGGSGVNDGDVNRSLPTPVATDNNVYSSFLLNLTSALPTADYFFHVGPSPIGTTFRGRVFARSNGAGWSLGLSKSTETRIDDNTVLNFNQTYLVVLKYSYSTALANDDLVTLYLYDTGYPTTEPGLPLVTIGPTGSGTASDPANIGIIAIRQGTNTPTGNIDGIRVATSWSEIFPVAGTPLISVSPTTLSGFTYFEGAGPSPSQSYNLSGSSLTPASGNITVNGSTNYEVSLNNTTFSGSVNVPYSGGTLAATPVYVRLKAGLLGGTYNGELIANAGGGATTQNVNCNGFVVKSEPTNHVTNFSGVLGIPSYYSIILNWIDAAGGTTPDGYLIKGSSFNYDSIKVPIDGIPENNSLFVQNVLQGVQTKTFGFNSATTYYFKIFPYSNSGANINYKIDGTIPQFSIATNNAPSLPLTENFEYVTGSFLTDNGWLAHSGVGTNPIPVNDSPLSYSGYINSGLGKSVAMTTTGEDDNRAFNSVTSGSVYASFMVNFSSAQANGDYFFHMGPENTTSLFYAKVFVKKNAGDSLAIGVAKRNNTDVVYTPFSYALNTTYLIAVKYTFNAGTTTDDEVKLWVNPVLDGIEPAATLTQTDLGEDALSLGMLALRQGGTTTAAVLTLGGIRIANTWIPGSGLTTFQLSVNLLNGWNMVSIPGLHPVDQNVGTWWAYRVAGSQVFKYQGGYTQVATAIPGEGYWMKQDGARLYNTGDEWPSGGIQIVAHAPLAGNSGWNMIGGYELSVTAANVTTVPGGLQTGSIFKYSGGYQVATTIDPGYGYWIKLTGAGQIIIPETMAKESRPVEYFAEDWGRIILTDAAGVSYTLYAVKGEVDLSQYELPPAPPAGMYDFRFTSGRIAEDINSSVKTIDMNGITYPLTVRVEGMDIRLMDESGKMLNTNLKSGEDVVISDATIQKLKVSGELLPTVYSLEQNYPNPFNPSTVIEFSLPEDVASVKLSIYNALGEKVAELVNTSLQAGRYQYQWNAGSVATGMYVYELRTDNFVSVKKMVLVK from the coding sequence ATGCCAAAACATATTCTTTCTTTATTTATGATAGTGATATTCTTTGCGGGGAGTTTCAATCTCTTTTCTCAGCAAAGTGAAGTAAGTGTCACGAACATAAATTTTGAGTCAACTAATTCACTTACATTTGATGTATTTGTAAAGAATACTGGCTTATCAAGTGTAATTTATAGTCACGGCAGTTTTGCTTGGACTTACGATCCAGCATTTCTCAACGGTGGAACACCGACATTTTCACTCGTTCCAGGATTTAGTGATTTTGCAGCGAGTGCTTATCCGCCTTCTGCATTGATCACGAGCCCAAATATATTGAGAACATCTTCTAACATACCGGGTTCAAATGGAGTAATCCAGGCGGGACAAAGTTTAAGACTTTATAGGTTCAGGTTACAAACCTCTGCGGCATCATTCAGCTCTGAATTTTTTAGTATCACCTGGAAAAATTCTATTACTCCTTATACCAGAATATTTAGCTGGGATAGTGGAACGGGTCTTCCTTCGGAAATTCAAAATGTTGGACTTTCAGTTTTAGAATTAATGCTCGACGAAAACTTTGATTATGGAACCGTGGCTAATCCGGATTTGTTAGCTGTGACCACAAATTGGGTAAGACATAGTGGTACACAAGGACCGGCTTACATTACAACAAGTTTATCGTATCCATCGTATTTTTCTTCCGGAATTGGGGGCTCAGTTACTTTTACTAATGGTGGAAGTGGAGTCAATGATGGTGATGTAAATCGTTCACTGCCAACGCCTGTAGCAACTGATAATAATGTTTATTCATCATTTTTATTAAACTTAACCTCCGCACTTCCAACCGCTGACTATTTTTTCCATGTTGGACCGAGTCCAATTGGTACTACGTTCAGAGGAAGAGTTTTTGCGCGAAGCAACGGTGCCGGATGGAGTCTTGGACTTTCTAAATCCACTGAAACCCGTATTGATGATAATACGGTATTGAATTTCAATCAAACATATTTAGTAGTATTAAAATATTCGTATAGTACAGCACTAGCGAATGATGATTTAGTTACACTTTATTTATATGATACTGGTTATCCGACGACTGAACCTGGTTTACCATTGGTCACTATTGGACCGACCGGTTCAGGAACAGCATCAGATCCTGCAAATATCGGAATAATAGCTATTCGGCAAGGAACCAATACACCAACCGGCAATATTGATGGAATCAGAGTTGCAACAAGTTGGTCTGAAATATTCCCGGTTGCAGGTACTCCGTTAATAAGTGTAAGTCCAACAACTTTATCAGGATTCACTTATTTTGAAGGGGCAGGTCCTTCACCGTCACAAAGCTATAATCTTAGCGGCAGCAGCTTAACTCCTGCGTCAGGTAACATCACAGTTAATGGTTCAACTAATTACGAAGTATCATTAAATAATACCACTTTTTCTGGAAGCGTCAATGTACCTTATTCCGGTGGGACTTTAGCAGCAACACCTGTCTATGTAAGATTAAAAGCCGGATTACTTGGTGGAACTTACAATGGGGAATTGATAGCGAATGCTGGTGGCGGTGCAACAACTCAAAATGTAAATTGCAATGGCTTTGTTGTCAAGTCTGAACCTACAAATCATGTGACAAATTTTTCGGGTGTGCTTGGAATTCCATCTTACTATTCTATTATTTTGAATTGGATAGATGCTGCTGGTGGAACAACACCAGATGGATATTTGATCAAGGGAAGCTCGTTCAATTATGATTCAATTAAAGTTCCGATTGATGGGATACCAGAGAATAATTCACTTTTTGTTCAGAATGTTCTTCAAGGAGTTCAAACTAAAACTTTTGGATTCAATTCAGCAACAACCTATTACTTTAAGATTTTCCCTTACTCGAACTCTGGCGCAAATATAAATTATAAAATTGATGGAACTATTCCTCAATTTAGCATAGCTACTAATAATGCACCATCATTACCACTAACAGAAAATTTTGAGTATGTAACAGGTAGTTTTCTTACCGATAATGGATGGCTTGCACACAGTGGTGTTGGAACAAATCCAATTCCTGTTAATGATTCTCCATTATCATATTCGGGATATATTAATTCAGGATTAGGTAAATCAGTTGCAATGACCACAACAGGTGAAGATGATAATAGGGCATTTAATAGCGTTACCTCAGGAAGTGTGTATGCTTCCTTTATGGTGAATTTTTCTTCGGCACAAGCTAACGGTGATTATTTCTTCCACATGGGTCCTGAAAACACTACTTCATTATTTTATGCAAAAGTATTTGTAAAGAAAAATGCAGGTGACAGTCTTGCGATCGGTGTAGCTAAAAGAAATAATACAGATGTTGTTTACACACCATTCAGCTATGCTTTAAACACAACATACTTAATTGCGGTTAAGTACACGTTTAATGCCGGAACAACTACAGATGATGAAGTTAAATTGTGGGTAAATCCTGTACTGGATGGAATTGAACCTGCTGCAACATTAACGCAGACAGATTTGGGTGAGGATGCATTGAGTTTGGGAATGTTAGCTCTCAGACAGGGAGGTACAACTACTGCCGCAGTTTTAACACTTGGAGGTATAAGAATTGCAAATACGTGGATACCGGGCTCCGGATTAACCACCTTCCAGCTATCAGTAAACTTACTCAATGGCTGGAATATGGTATCGATACCTGGATTGCATCCAGTAGATCAGAATGTAGGTACGTGGTGGGCATATAGAGTAGCAGGCTCACAGGTATTCAAGTATCAAGGTGGATACACTCAAGTAGCAACAGCAATCCCGGGAGAGGGATACTGGATGAAACAAGATGGAGCGAGACTGTATAACACAGGAGACGAATGGCCATCAGGAGGAATACAGATAGTAGCACACGCACCACTAGCAGGAAATTCAGGCTGGAATATGATAGGTGGATATGAGCTAAGTGTAACAGCAGCCAACGTAACCACAGTTCCAGGTGGATTACAGACTGGTTCAATCTTCAAGTATTCAGGTGGATATCAGGTAGCCACGACAATAGATCCGGGATATGGATACTGGATAAAGTTGACAGGCGCGGGACAGATAATCATACCGGAGACTATGGCAAAGGAAAGCAGGCCAGTAGAATACTTTGCCGAGGACTGGGGAAGAATAATACTGACAGATGCAGCAGGAGTAAGCTACACATTGTATGCAGTAAAGGGAGAAGTAGACCTAAGTCAGTATGAACTACCACCGGCACCGCCGGCAGGAATGTATGATTTCAGGTTCACGAGTGGAAGGATAGCAGAAGACATAAACAGTTCAGTGAAAACGATTGATATGAATGGAATAACATATCCATTAACAGTAAGAGTAGAAGGAATGGATATCAGATTGATGGATGAAAGCGGAAAGATGTTGAACACAAATCTGAAATCAGGAGAAGATGTAGTGATCAGTGATGCAACGATACAGAAGCTGAAGGTAAGCGGAGAGTTGCTGCCGACAGTATATTCATTGGAGCAGAACTATCCGAACCCATTCAACCCAAGCACAGTGATAGAGTTCTCATTGCCGGAAGATGTGGCAAGTGTAAAACTCTCGATCTACAACGCATTGGGCGAAAAGGTAGCAGAGTTGGTTAACACATCACTGCAGGCAGGAAGATATCAATACCAGTGGAATGCAGGAAGTGTCGCAACCGGAATGTATGTCTATGAATTAAGAACGGATAATTTCGTTTCAGTTAAAAAGATGGTGTTAGTAAAATAG
- a CDS encoding M28 family peptidase: MRQKIVFFVFFLVISSNLFPQSPVVQQILNASIQDSLVKFVRELSGNTPTIINGTPQTILSRHKLQPGNALAETYIKQKLQSYGMTTTIQSFSTTGKNVLGVQSGTEFPNQKYIICAHYDDMPSGTTAPGADDNASGTAAVIEAARIFSQYDFPFTIIYALWDEEEQGLIGSEYYATQAQNAGDSILGVVNMDMIGYDGNGDGNADVHNSSVANTGKIKDQMLEANILYEINLDLDVVPAEPYSDHQSFLDHGYGAILLIEDDNDFHPNYHTVNDLIQYINQPYLFKMAKLSFATLASFALNLNMDIIHTPIASTSQSTPIITTALIETPLQIGSGNLAPRIYYRTKISGGTFGPFTDVTGVPTESGNYNFTIPSLSLGTIVQYYLAAQDANSNIVKTLPAGGSGFNPPGSTPPLNFFQFYVASQVVALYDEANNINNWTSTSGWNITSAKYVSPPTSFTDSPSGSYSNNVTSSLKYNSQIDLTDVLGATLEFDTQWNIETDWDYGQIQISTNNGSTWTALQGLYTNPGVGSFQPNGQPLYDGSQLSWVHETIDISNYVNQNITIRFYFRSDGSLTFDGWYVDNIKITTYEATSTFQLSVNVNDGWNMVSIPGLHSIDQNVNTWWAFRDPGANVFKYAGGYQPITEVTPSTGYWMKHLGNRTYNTGDEWPSGGIQIVAHDPIAGASGWNMFGGYEIAATAANVTTNPPGLQSGPIYKYAGGYSVAATLEPGYGYWIKLTAAGQIIIPETLAKDGKPVKYFAEDWGKITLTDATGVNYTLYAVKGEVDLSKYDLPPAPPAGMFDIRYESGRIAEDINSSIKTIDMSGVTYPLTVRVEGMDIRLMDESGKMINTNLKSGEDVVISDATLQKLMVSGEMLPTIYSLEQNYPNPFNPSTVIEFSLPEDVTNVKLSIYNALGEKIAELVNTTLQAGKYQYQWNAGSVATGMYIYELRTDNFVSVKKMLLMK; encoded by the coding sequence ATGAGACAAAAAATAGTTTTCTTTGTTTTTTTTCTGGTTATTTCTTCAAATCTTTTTCCTCAATCACCTGTCGTGCAACAGATATTAAATGCTTCGATACAGGATTCACTGGTGAAATTTGTTCGTGAACTTTCCGGGAATACCCCAACAATAATTAATGGAACTCCACAAACAATTTTATCAAGACATAAACTTCAACCAGGGAATGCACTTGCAGAAACGTATATTAAGCAAAAGCTGCAATCATACGGGATGACAACTACGATACAGTCATTTAGCACTACAGGTAAAAACGTTTTGGGAGTACAGAGCGGAACAGAGTTTCCAAATCAAAAATATATTATCTGTGCGCACTATGATGATATGCCTTCCGGGACAACAGCGCCTGGTGCTGACGACAACGCCAGCGGAACTGCTGCAGTAATTGAAGCCGCAAGAATTTTTTCTCAGTACGATTTTCCCTTTACAATTATCTACGCTTTATGGGATGAAGAAGAGCAGGGATTGATTGGAAGTGAGTATTACGCCACTCAGGCACAGAATGCAGGAGATTCAATTCTTGGTGTGGTAAATATGGATATGATTGGCTACGATGGTAATGGTGATGGTAATGCTGATGTTCACAATAGCTCCGTAGCAAACACTGGCAAAATAAAGGACCAAATGCTTGAAGCAAATATTCTTTATGAAATTAATCTGGATCTCGATGTGGTTCCGGCTGAACCATATAGTGATCATCAATCATTTTTAGATCATGGTTACGGTGCAATTCTGCTTATTGAAGATGATAATGATTTTCATCCTAATTATCATACTGTAAATGATCTTATCCAGTATATAAATCAACCCTATCTTTTCAAGATGGCAAAATTGTCATTTGCAACACTTGCATCATTTGCACTAAACTTAAATATGGATATTATTCATACTCCGATTGCATCAACTTCACAATCAACTCCAATAATAACAACAGCATTAATAGAAACCCCATTGCAAATTGGTAGTGGAAATCTAGCGCCAAGAATTTATTACAGAACAAAAATTAGCGGCGGAACTTTTGGTCCTTTTACGGATGTTACGGGAGTTCCGACTGAAAGCGGTAATTACAATTTTACTATTCCTTCATTATCACTCGGAACAATAGTTCAATATTATCTGGCCGCACAGGATGCAAACTCAAATATAGTTAAAACTCTTCCTGCCGGAGGAAGTGGGTTCAATCCGCCGGGAAGTACACCTCCGCTAAATTTCTTCCAGTTCTATGTTGCTTCGCAAGTGGTTGCATTATATGATGAAGCAAATAATATTAATAACTGGACTTCAACTAGCGGATGGAATATCACGTCAGCTAAATATGTTTCTCCACCGACTTCCTTCACAGATTCACCAAGTGGAAGTTATTCAAACAATGTCACTTCGTCATTGAAATATAATAGCCAGATAGATCTTACGGATGTTCTTGGTGCTACACTTGAATTCGATACTCAATGGAATATTGAAACAGATTGGGATTATGGTCAGATCCAAATATCAACTAATAATGGTTCAACCTGGACAGCACTTCAAGGATTGTACACGAATCCGGGAGTTGGTTCATTTCAGCCAAATGGTCAACCACTTTATGATGGTTCGCAGCTGAGCTGGGTTCATGAGACAATTGATATTTCAAACTATGTTAATCAGAATATTACCATAAGATTTTATTTCAGATCAGATGGATCGCTGACGTTCGATGGATGGTATGTTGATAATATTAAAATTACAACATATGAAGCTACGTCTACATTCCAGTTATCAGTAAATGTAAACGATGGTTGGAATATGGTATCAATACCTGGATTACATTCAATAGATCAGAATGTGAATACTTGGTGGGCATTCAGAGATCCAGGTGCAAACGTATTTAAGTATGCAGGAGGATATCAACCCATAACGGAAGTAACACCAAGCACAGGTTACTGGATGAAACATTTAGGTAATAGAACCTATAATACTGGTGATGAATGGCCGTCAGGCGGAATACAGATAGTTGCTCACGATCCTATAGCAGGAGCCAGTGGATGGAACATGTTTGGCGGATATGAGATAGCAGCTACTGCAGCTAATGTAACAACGAATCCTCCGGGGTTGCAGAGCGGACCGATATACAAATACGCTGGCGGATATTCAGTAGCAGCAACACTGGAGCCGGGCTATGGCTACTGGATAAAATTGACAGCAGCAGGACAGATAATAATTCCTGAGACATTAGCAAAAGACGGAAAGCCAGTAAAATACTTTGCAGAAGATTGGGGAAAAATAACCCTGACAGATGCAACTGGAGTAAACTACACGTTGTATGCAGTAAAGGGTGAAGTTGACTTAAGTAAGTATGATTTACCACCGGCACCACCGGCAGGAATGTTTGACATCAGATACGAGAGTGGAAGGATAGCAGAAGATATCAACAGTTCGATAAAGACGATAGATATGAGTGGAGTAACATATCCATTGACAGTAAGAGTAGAAGGAATGGATATCAGATTGATGGATGAAAGCGGAAAGATGATCAACACAAACCTGAAATCAGGTGAAGATGTAGTGATCAGTGACGCAACATTACAGAAGCTGATGGTAAGCGGCGAGATGTTACCAACAATATATTCACTTGAACAGAACTATCCTAACCCATTCAACCCAAGCACGGTGATAGAGTTCTCATTGCCAGAAGATGTGACAAATGTGAAGTTATCTATTTACAACGCATTGGGAGAAAAGATAGCAGAACTGGTTAACACAACACTTCAGGCTGGAAAATATCAGTATCAGTGGAATGCAGGAAGTGTAGCAACCGGAATGTATATCTATGAATTGAGAACAGATAATTTCGTATCAGTTAAAAAGATGTTGCTAATGAAATAA
- a CDS encoding S8 family peptidase, giving the protein MQKIVVLFLLLFSFSNVVVQAQINKFSKALELKLSESSSSEEILIWVYFNDKGPENNFYFNNPALVVSQKSLNRRTKVFGNSNLLTIRDLPVNQNYISQVRSNGFKVRWTSKWLNAVSGKANKYQLEEIASLPFIKKMDIVYSLKSGNKPEQDFDNSPEIQTKLIQPEGIHSYDYGNSYSQLQQINVPAVHDSGYTGQGVTICVMDAGFNRLSHDAFLSMNIIAAWDFVNNDPNVGDQNDMGEGSHGTMTLSNIGGFAPGQLIGPAFNADYILAKTENTESETPIEEDHWIAAMEWADSIGVDVTSTSLGYIGFDPPYTSYTWMDMDGNTTVITNGADYAAYIGIVVVNSAGNEGYNSSHNTLGAPADGDSVITAGAVTSTGSRSSFSSVGPTVDGRIKPDIMARGSSNVVASPYGDHSYTTASGTSFSCPLSAGVAALILCANPNLTPMQVREAMRNTASKSSNPDNLYGWGILNALNAINYFPPPPATFQGSVEIENGWNMVSIPGLYPTDQNVNTWWAFRDPGANVFRYAGGYQSVTDAVPGIGYWMKHAGARTYNTGDEWPAGGIQIVAHDPIAGASGWNLFGGYEIAATAGIVTTNPPGLQSGPIYAYSGGYQVATTLNPGYGYWIKLTGAGQIIIPETMAKGSVTEYFPENWGRIKISDATGTNYTLYSVKGKVDLSQYDLPPAPPAGMFDIRYESGRIAEDINSSIKAIDMSGVVYPLTVRVEGMDIRLMDESGKMLNTNLKSGEDVVISNATIQKLMVSGEMLPTVYSLEQNYPNPFNPSTVIEFSLPEDVANVKLSVYNALGEKVAELVNTSLTAGRYQYQWNAKDVATGMYIYKLRTDKFLSVKKMLLLK; this is encoded by the coding sequence ATGCAAAAAATTGTTGTATTGTTTTTGTTGTTGTTTTCTTTTTCAAATGTCGTTGTGCAGGCACAAATCAATAAATTTTCTAAGGCACTTGAATTAAAATTGAGTGAATCGTCTTCGAGTGAAGAAATTCTAATCTGGGTTTATTTCAATGATAAGGGACCAGAAAATAATTTTTATTTCAACAATCCGGCACTAGTTGTAAGTCAAAAATCATTAAACAGAAGGACAAAAGTTTTCGGCAATTCTAATCTACTAACAATTAGGGATCTTCCTGTAAATCAGAATTATATCTCTCAAGTTAGATCAAATGGCTTCAAAGTCAGGTGGACTTCAAAATGGTTAAATGCAGTTAGCGGTAAAGCAAACAAGTATCAATTGGAAGAGATTGCATCATTACCTTTCATTAAAAAAATGGACATAGTTTATAGTTTAAAAAGTGGAAACAAACCAGAGCAGGATTTTGATAACTCCCCTGAAATTCAAACGAAATTAATACAACCGGAAGGAATACATAGCTACGATTATGGAAACTCATATTCACAACTTCAACAAATAAATGTTCCAGCGGTTCACGATTCTGGGTATACAGGACAAGGAGTAACTATTTGTGTAATGGATGCTGGATTTAATCGTCTGAGTCACGATGCATTTTTATCAATGAATATAATTGCAGCCTGGGATTTTGTTAATAACGATCCGAATGTCGGTGACCAGAATGATATGGGAGAAGGTTCACATGGAACAATGACACTTTCGAATATTGGAGGATTTGCACCAGGACAATTAATAGGACCCGCTTTCAATGCAGATTATATTTTAGCTAAAACAGAAAATACTGAGAGCGAAACTCCTATAGAAGAAGATCACTGGATTGCAGCAATGGAATGGGCTGACAGCATTGGAGTAGATGTTACTTCAACCTCTCTGGGATATATTGGTTTTGATCCTCCGTATACAAGTTATACCTGGATGGATATGGATGGAAATACAACCGTCATTACTAATGGTGCCGATTATGCTGCATATATAGGGATTGTTGTGGTTAACTCTGCGGGAAACGAAGGATATAATTCTTCTCATAATACACTTGGCGCACCAGCCGATGGTGATAGCGTGATAACTGCCGGGGCAGTAACTTCTACAGGAAGCAGATCATCGTTCAGCAGTGTTGGACCAACGGTAGATGGAAGAATCAAACCTGATATAATGGCTCGTGGATCAAGTAATGTAGTTGCTTCTCCTTATGGTGATCATTCCTATACAACAGCAAGTGGAACTTCTTTCAGTTGTCCGTTATCAGCCGGTGTTGCTGCGTTAATATTATGTGCTAATCCTAATCTGACTCCTATGCAGGTCAGGGAAGCTATGAGAAATACTGCCTCTAAGAGTAGCAATCCTGATAATCTTTATGGATGGGGAATCCTGAATGCTTTGAATGCAATAAATTATTTTCCACCTCCTCCGGCAACTTTTCAAGGTTCAGTTGAAATTGAGAATGGTTGGAATATGGTTTCAATTCCAGGATTGTATCCAACCGATCAGAACGTAAATACCTGGTGGGCGTTCAGAGATCCGGGTGCAAACGTATTCAGATATGCAGGCGGATATCAATCAGTAACAGATGCAGTACCTGGAATTGGATATTGGATGAAACACGCAGGTGCCAGAACCTATAATACAGGAGATGAATGGCCGGCAGGCGGAATACAGATAGTAGCACACGATCCGATAGCAGGAGCCAGCGGATGGAATCTGTTCGGTGGTTATGAAATAGCAGCAACAGCAGGTATTGTAACTACAAATCCTCCGGGATTACAGAGTGGACCGATCTATGCATACTCAGGCGGATACCAGGTAGCTACAACACTCAATCCTGGTTATGGTTACTGGATAAAGCTGACAGGTGCAGGACAAATTATCATACCAGAGACAATGGCAAAAGGATCAGTGACAGAATATTTTCCTGAAAATTGGGGAAGAATAAAAATCTCTGACGCAACAGGTACAAACTACACACTATATTCTGTTAAAGGTAAGGTTGATCTGAGCCAATATGATTTACCACCGGCACCACCGGCAGGAATGTTTGACATCAGATACGAAAGCGGAAGGATAGCAGAAGATATCAACAGTTCGATAAAGGCGATAGATATGAGCGGAGTAGTATATCCATTAACAGTAAGAGTAGAAGGAATGGATATCAGGCTGATGGATGAAAGCGGAAAGATGTTGAACACAAACCTGAAGTCAGGTGAGGATGTAGTGATCAGTAACGCAACAATACAGAAACTGATGGTAAGCGGAGAGATGTTACCAACTGTCTACTCATTGGAGCAGAACTATCCGAACCCATTCAACCCAAGCACAGTGATAGAGTTCTCATTGCCGGAAGATGTGGCAAATGTGAAGCTCTCTGTTTACAATGCATTGGGAGAAAAGGTAGCAGAACTGGTTAACACATCATTGACAGCTGGAAGATATCAATACCAGTGGAATGCAAAGGATGTCGCAACCGGAATGTATATTTACAAATTGAGAACTGATAAGTTTTTATCAGTTAAAAAGATGTTGCTGTTGAAGTAA